One window of Myxocyprinus asiaticus isolate MX2 ecotype Aquarium Trade chromosome 6, UBuf_Myxa_2, whole genome shotgun sequence genomic DNA carries:
- the plppr4a gene encoding phospholipid phosphatase-related protein type 4, which yields MPLNMSAKERLKGKMTKDSVTLLPCFYFVELPILVSSVVSLYFLELTDIFKPVRSGYSCNDRSLSMPYIEPTKEVIPFLMLFSLAFAGPAATIMIGEGILYCCLARRNLSIKTEANINAAGCNFNSYIRRAVRFVGVHVFGLCITALITDIIQLSTGYHAPYFLTVCKPNYTSLNTSCNENSFIVDDICSGPDPAAINAGRKSFPSQHATLAAFAAVYISMYFNATLTDSSKLLKPLLVFSFIICGIICGLTRIIQFKNHAVDVYCGFLIGGGIAVYLGLYAVGNFKPSEDTSLKTHQLQLLQHQHHRQTQPSQPPPQPQPVVPPPAMREPLRPLPNLNTDPPRLLPPKSLSMRERPTSARSESILLRGPSREHNSMSSLKRASTELECITPPSPLCKESFVTFSNTLPRVHSTGVEEHVPRRHAAIHASMDSTRSKQLLSQWKIKNENRKMSLQVMEAEACQSPQRNMQLRCSSEPSAVGLDGELRGGPPGQYMKLAASAVPLANHNNTGGLAGGARVSIQSRPGSSQLVHIPEETQENVSCSPQEDSGEVDDSGGGGGTARSKWLKVAEKSTVCRSNSQPRIMQVIAMSKQQGMLHGSPKSEGSTVSCTGSIRYKALMDQEPNTGIVRVEAHPENKPVVKPPSTDGSGSWRWKPQERSSIRQSLELNDLNRDSESCESLKDGYGSIDGNWSLPDMSNPHHPHFHHHHHQPSITTIRVTPVEGSSEATSETLSSTSSRDSTLRRKGNIILLPDRGPSPDNARNLPHFFKPSPTPPPILTYKE from the exons CTCCCGATTCTGGTGTCCTCAGTGGTCAGCTTGTATTTCTTGGAGTTGACAGACATATTTAAACCAGTGCGTTCAGGCTACAGCTGCAATGACCGCAGTCTCAGCATGCCGTACATTGAGCCCACAAAGGAGGTCATCCCCTTCCTCATGCTTTTTAGTTTGGCTTTTGCTGGGCCAGCGGCAACG ATTATGATCGGGGAAGGGATTCTGTATTGCTGTCTGGCCAGAAGAAATCTCAGCATCAAAACAGAAGCTAACATAAATGCTGCTGGCTGCAATTTCAACTCTTATATCCGACGTGCTGTGAGGTTTGTGG GGGTTCATGTGTTCGGCCTGTGCATCACAGCACTCATCACAGATATTATCCAGCTGTCCACAGGATACCATGCCCCCTACTTCCTCACTGTGTGCAAGCCCAACTACACCAGCCTCAACACTTCCTGTAACGAAAACTCTTTCATTGTGGATGACATCTGCTCAGGGCCTGATCCAGCGGCCATCAACGCTGGCAG GAAGTCCTTTCCATCTCAGCATGCCACTCTGGCAGCCTTTGCGGCTGTGTACATCTCT ATGTACTTCAATGCCACCCTGACTGACTCCTCCAAGCTCCTGAAGCCACTCCTGGTTTTCTCCTTCATCATCTGTGGCATTATCTGCGGCTTGACTCGCATCATTCAGTTCAAGAACCATGCCGTGGATGTCTACTGTGGCTTTCTCATTGGAGGGGGCATAGCCGTCTACCTG GGTCTGTATGCAGTCGGGAACTTTAAACCTAGTGAAGACACATCTCTGAAGACACATCAACTCCAACTTCTACAGCATCAGCATCACCGGCAAACACAACCATCACAACCTCCACCACAGCCCCAGCCAGTGGTGCCTCCACCTGCCATGCGGGAGCCGCTGAGACCCCTACCCAATCTGAACACAGATCCACCGCGCTTACTACCACCTAAGAGTCTGAGCATGCGGGAACGTCCCACCTCGGCGCGCTCGGAAAGCATCCTGCTACGTGGACCCTCCCGAGAGCACAACTCCATGTCAAGCTTGAAGAGGGCAAGCACGGAGTTGGAGTGCATTACGCCACCCAGTCCACTCTGCAAAGAGAGCTTTGTGACATTCAGTAACACCTTGCCTCGCGTACATTCAACGGGAGTTGAGGAACATGTGCCTCGCCGCCACGCAGCCATCCATGCCTCCATGGACTCCACACGTTCCAAGCAGCTGCTCTCACAGTGGAAGATCAAGAATGAGAACCGTAAGATGTCACTGCAAGTGATGGAGGCTGAGGCTTGCCAGTCTCCCCAACGCAACATGCAGCTCCGCTGCAGTTCTGAACCTTCTGCCGTGGGCTTGGATGGTGAGCTACGTGGTGGACCCCCTGGGCAGTACATGAAGCTTGCTGCCAGCGCTGTGCCACTAGCCAATCATAATAACACTGGTGGCCTGGCAGGTGGAGCTAGGGTATCCATCCAATCACGGCCAGGCTCCTCCCAACTGGTACATATCCCTGAGGAGACGCAAGAGAATGTGAGCTGCTCCCCTCAGGAGGACAGTGGGGAAGTGGATGATAGTGGGGGAGGGGGTGGGACTGCACGCTCTAAATGGCTGAAGGTGGCCGAGAAGAGCACAGTCTGCAGGAGTAACAGCCAGCCCCGTATCATGCAGGTCATCGCTATGTCCAAGCAGCAGGGTATGCTGCACGGTAGTCCTAAAAGTGAGGGCAGTACCGTGAGCTGTACCGGCTCCATCCGTTACAAAGCCCTGATGGATCAGGAACCCAACACGGGCATTGTTAGAGTGGAGGCCCACCCTGAGAACAAGCCGGTGGTGAAACCACCATCCACAGATGGCAGTGGATCGTGGAGGTGGAAACCACAGGAGCGCAGCAGCATCCGGCAGTCCCTCGAGCTTAACGACCTAAACCGAGACTCTGAAAGCTGCGAGTCGTTGAAAGATGGTTACGGCTCCATAGATGGCAACTGGAGCCTACCTGACATGAGCAACCCCCATCATCCCCATTTTCACCATCACCACCACCAACCAAGTATCACCACCATCCGAGTCACTCCAGTGGAAGGGAGCAGTGAAGCCACCTCTGAAACTCTCTCTTCCACCTCCAGTCGAGATTCCACTCTACGCAGGAAAGGCAACATCATCCTGCTGCCCGACAGAGGGCCTAGTCCAGATAATGCCAGGAACTTGCCTCACTTTTTCAAACCTTCCCCAACACCTCCTCCCATTTTGACTTACAAAGAGTAA